A single genomic interval of Microcebus murinus isolate Inina chromosome 24, M.murinus_Inina_mat1.0, whole genome shotgun sequence harbors:
- the POLB gene encoding DNA polymerase beta isoform X1: protein MSKRKAPQETLNGGITDMLTELANFEKNVSQAIHKYNAYRKAASVIAKYPHKIKSGAEAKKLPGVGTKIAEKIDEFLATGKLRKLEKIRQDDTSSSINFLTRVSGIGPSAARKFVDEGIKTLEDLRKNEDKLNHHQRIGLRYFEDFEKRIPREEMLQMQDIVLNEVEKVDSEYIATVCGSFRRGAESSGDMDVLLTHPSFTSESTKQPKLLHRVVEQLQKVHFITDTLSKGETKFMGVCQLPSKNEDKEYPHRRIDIRLIPKDQYYCGVLYFTGSDIFNKNMRAHALEKGFTINEYTIRPLGVTGVAGEALPVDSEKDVFDYIQWKYREPKDRSE from the exons ATGAGCAAGCGGAAGGCGCCGCAGGAGACTCTCAACGGGGGAATCACCGACATGCTCACAG AACTCGCAAACTTTGAGAAGAACGTGAGCCAGGCTATCCACAAATACAATGCTTACAG aaAAGCAGCATCTGTTATAGCAAAGTACCCACACAAAATAAAGAGTGGAGCAGAAGCTAAGAAGTTG CCTGGAGTGGGAACAAAAATTGCTGAAAAAATTGATGAGTTTTTAGCAACTGGAAAATTACGTAAACTGGAAAAG attcGACAGGATGATACGAGTTCATCCATCAATTTCCTGACTCGAGTTAGTGGCATTGG gcCATCTGCGGCGAGGAAGTTTGTAGACGAAGGTATTAAGACATTAGAAG ATCTcagaaaaaatgaagataaattgaATCATCATCAGCGAATTGGGCTAAG GTATTTTGAAGACTTTGAGAAAAGAATCCCTCGTGAAGAAATGTTACAAATGCAA gatatTGTACTAAATGAAGTTGAAAAAGTGGATTCTGAATACATTGCTACGGTCTGTGGCAGTTTCAGAAGAG GTGCAGAGTCCAGTGGCGACATGGATGTTCTTCTGACCCATCCAAGCTTCACTTCGGAATCAACCAAACAA CCAAAGCTGTTACATCGTGTTGTCGAACAGTTACAGAAGGTCCATTTTATTACAGATACTCTGTCAAAGGGTGAAACAAAGTTCATG GGTGTTTGCCAGCTTCCAAGTAAAAATGAGGACAAGGAGTATCCGCACAGAAGAATCGATATCAG GTTGATACCCAAAGATCAGTATTATTGTGGTGTTCTCTATTTTACTGGGAGTGATATTTTCAATAAGAACATGAGAGCTCATGCCCTAGAAAAGGGCTTCACAATCAATGAATACACCATCCGTCCCTTGGGAGTCACTG